The following proteins are encoded in a genomic region of Primulina huaijiensis isolate GDHJ02 chromosome 3, ASM1229523v2, whole genome shotgun sequence:
- the LOC140972523 gene encoding basic leucine zipper 34-like, whose translation MAQLPPKVPSMTHNLPHFSLQNMSNDHNLSTNNILTSNPSWNNIDQFLNFSSVRRGSHQRSTSDSLAFLDPPMVEECRRASIAPNGSVMLNTSTDNIGFDDDEQFVSMFTDEVGPTMLSVLVLSITAWMIMMYRN comes from the coding sequence ATGGCGCAGTTGCCTCCAAAAGTTCCGAGCATGACACACAATTTGCCTCATTTTTCCCTACAAAACATGTCAAATGATCACAACTTATCAACAAACAATATTCTCACCTCAAACCCTTCATGGAACAATATTGACCAGTTCCTCAACTTCTCATCGGTTCGTCGCGGATCACACCAGAGGTCCACCAGCGACTCTCTCGCATTCCTTGATCCGCCAATGGTCGAAGAATGCAGAAGGGCATCCATAGCACCGAATGGGAGCGTTATGCTCAACACCAGCACCGACAACATCGGTTTCGATGATGACGAGCAGTTCGTGTCCATGTTCACCGACGAGGTGGGGCCCACGATGTTGTCGGTGCTGGTGTTGAGCATAACAGCATGGATGATCATGATGTACAGAAACTAG
- the LOC140973557 gene encoding protein HIGH CHLOROPHYLL FLUORESCENCE PHENOTYPE 173, chloroplastic-like: MSTAASAALTSSIYGGNHPCSHRLNWRDLSSSPQEVKVCQRSFLTRAASSVDKQKKSPPQKKKSKRKEVQEEGKLSQESGEIQEVLPAAGTATSSVSSIKNRIEEVSPIGLGRRSRQIFDEVWRKFSGLGQISRTTRTDDDEAVLLLREGGPMCEFAIPGAQNTTVLVVGATSRVGRIVVRKLMLRGYTVKALVRNDDKEVVEMLPTAVEVVKGDVGEPSTLKTAVEGCNKVIYCATARSSITGDLNRVDHLGVYNITKALQDYNNKLAQLRAGKSSKSKLLISKFKSEDALDGWEIRQGTYFQDVIAAKYDGGMDAKFEFTEEGAAVFSGYVFTRGGYIELSKKLSLPLGCTLDRYEGIVFSVGGNGRSYVIILEAGPLADMSQSKLYFARISTKVGFCRVRVPFSSFRPVNPEDPMLDPFLVHTLTIRFEPRRQKPVDGPVGGKQDLRSFQLILEYIKALPTGQETDFILVSCTGSGIEPTRREQVLKAKKAGEDLLRRSGLGYTIIRPGPLMEEPGGQRALIFDQGNRISQGISCADVADICVKALHDSTARNKSFDVCYEYVAEPGKELYELVAHLPDKANNYLTPALSVLEKNT, encoded by the exons ATGAGTACAGCTGCTTCTGCGGCTTTGACATCTTCAATCTACGGCGGTAATCATCCCTGCAGCCATAGATTGAATTGGAGAGACCTCAGTTCAAGCCCGCAGGAGGTGAAAGTATGCCAGAGGTCGTTTTTAACAAGGGCCGCCTCTTCAGTTGACAAGCAGAAGAAGAGCCCCCCgcagaagaagaagagcaagaGGAAAGAGGTGCAGGAAGAGGGGAAGTTGTCGCAAGAAAGTGGAGAGATTCAGGAAGTTTTACCTGCTGCTGGTACTGCTACTTCTTCGGTTTCGTCTATCAAGAATAGGATCGAGGAGGTGAGTCCGATAGGTCTGGGGCGGCGGTCGAGGCAGATATTCGACGAGGTGTGGCGGAAGTTTTCTGGGCTGGGGCAGATTTCGAGGACCACGCGGACTGATGATGATGAGGCGGTGCTTTTGTTGAGGGAGGGTGGACCCATGTGTGAATTCGCTATTCCTGGTGCGCAGAACACCACCGTGCTGGTCGTCGGCGCCACCAGCCGCGTTGGCCGCATTGTGGTTCGTAAACTAATGCTCAGGGGTTACACTGTCAAG GCTTTGGTCAGGAATGATGATAAAGAAGTGGTGGAAATGCTTCCAACTGCTGTGGAGGTAGTGAAAGGGGATGTTGGCGAGCCTTCAACTCTCAAGACTGCTGTTGAGGGATGCAACAAGGTTATTTATTGTGCCACGGCTCGATCCTCTATCACCGGGGATCTTAATAGGGTCGATCATCTCGGAGTTTATAATATCACCAAAGCACTTCAG GACTACAACAATAAACTTGCACAACTGCGGGCTGGAAAAAGCAGCAAAAGCAAGCTGTTAATTTCGAAATTCAAGTCTGAGGATGCATTAGATGGCTGGGAAATTCGTCAAGGCACTTATTTTCAGGATGTTATTGCGGCCAAATATGATGGAGGAATGGATGCTAAATTCGAGTTCACTGAAGAGGGAGCTGCTGTTTTCTCTG GATACGTTTTCACGAGAGGGGGCTATATCGAACTGTCCAAAAAACTTTCACTTCCTTTGGGATGTACTCTTGACAG GTACGAGGGTATAGTATTCTCGGTCGGTGGGAATGGAAGATCGTACGTTATAATCCTTGAAGCTGGCCCTCTGGCTGACATGTCACAAAGCAAATTGTACTTTGCCAGAATTAGCACAAAAGTTGGTTTTTGCAGG GTAAGAGTGCCATTTTCATCTTTCAGACCGGTGAATCCAGAAGATCCAATGCTGGATCCATTCCTTGTGCATACTTTGACCATTCGTTTTGAGCCAAGACGgcag AAACCTGTTGATGGACCTGTTGGGGGGAAGCAAGACTTGAGAAGTTTCCAGTTGATTCTTGAATACATCAAAGCTTTGCCC ACTGGACAAGAAACAGATTTTATCTTAGTTTCATGTACAGGATCAGGAATTGAACCCACCAGAAGAGAGCAGGTTCTGAAAGCAAAGAAG GCCGGTGAAGATTTGCTCAGAAGATCGGGACTTGGGTACACAATTATTCGTCCTGGTCCCTTGATG GAAGAACCTGGTGGGCAACGGGCTCTGATTTTTGACCAAGGGAATCGTATATCACAG GGAATAAGCTGTGCGGACGTGGCTGATATCTGTGTAAAAGCATTGCATGACTCAACAGCAAGAAACAAGAGCTTTGAT GTTTGTTACGAGTATGTAGCGGAGCCTGGGAAGGAGCTTTATGAACTG GTTGCTCATTTACCAGACAAAGCAAATAACTATCTAACACCAGCTCTCTCAGTTCTTGAGAAGAACACCTAA